The genomic stretch AGATTATCTTGAAGAACTTTCTAAAAAGGAAGGAGTTAAAAATATTTTTGGGTTATATGTCATAGGCAAGGGTGATGTCCAACCTCTGATTGAGCAAATATTAGGAAGCAAATACAAAGATAGAATGCGTTTAATTCTCTATGACGACTTGATGGAAGTTATAACTCTAAAAGAAGAATTAGAACCAGTAATAGGGGAGAAACAAGCGATAGAGAAAGTTCAAAATCTTCTTCTACCCATTGAAAGTATCAACATTGGAAATATAGTGAGACTAATAGTGGAGATAGCTACCACTAAATCAACAGCTGTTGAGGAACAAGTTGAGGAAAAGGAGGAAAAAGAAGCCGCTGAAGGGGAAGAAGAGCCATGGACAAAAGCCGAACTTCTTTCATATTTAAAGGATGCAACACCTTATCAACGGATACTCTTAGCAGCCTTAGTACAGGTTGATAAAGAACCAGCAACAAGTAAACAGGTGACCTTCTTGATGAACGAGATTGCGAAAAGAAGACCTTCTGAAGGAATCGATAAAAAAATAACCGGTAGAGATATTGCTGGGGCACGAGGAGGTCTGAAAATGAGAAGAAAACCATTAAACAAAGAGGACATTATAGAAAGTTCTTGGAGTCATGCAAAAAGAGATTACATATACAAAATAAAGGACGATTACAAACAAATAATTATTGATTGGGTAAAAGGTGAAAAACTATGGATAAAAGAAGAAATAGGATAAGTTCTTTTGGTGACTTCCCAGTGTACGTACGGTTACAGTGCTTCGTTTCTTCGCCCAATTTTCGCAAGGCAAAACTTCGTGGTGTGTTCGGCGAACGTTATACTGGACAATAAATTAAACAGAAGCGTCTCCAAAAAAGTTTATAAATCTTCGATACGTTTTCAACTCCATGATACCCTATTTTGTAAACGTCGGTATAGCGGTTCTGGGTACTGGCATATCTGCTTACTACGACATTCGTAACAACCGTAATATACCAAGTGTTCTGTTGTACTTGTTCCTGGGGATCTCGGCAGTGTTGGCGTTCTTCACAAGTTCTGAGCCGGGTTTAACGTTCGCTACTGCGGCGGTACTGTTTCTTGCAGGTTATACGTTCTATCGGTTGGGGCATATCGGTGAGGCGGACGTTTACGTAATCTCCTCTCTGGCACTTTTGTTGCCCAGGTCACCTGTAGAACCTTACGGTTATGTTCCTTTCGTGTTTACCGTACTTGTGCTTGCCGGGATAGTGTTCTCAGGTTACGCTGCATCTGTGTACCTCCCCGCCGCCATGAAACGTAAGAAGAGGTTATCGTGGAGGGAACTGTCGGCAATAGCGTTACTGATCGGGTTGTTGTGCGTAACAGTGTACATGCTCAATGTGATGGGTATGTTCACTGTCTGGTACTACCTCATCTTTGCGTATTTCATGGCATTGGCCATCCTGTTCATGGTTTACAAGAATGAGATCAAACAATCGATGATGGAAGTGATCCCTGTTTCAAGGATCGAAGACGGGGATGTGATAGCCGTCGAGACGTTGGACAGGGAATACGTTGAGAAGAACAAGATACCCCGTGTTTTCAAACAGTCTGACCTGAACAAACTCAAGAAAGCGGGAATCAGAAAATTACCTGTTTATACCAAGTTACCTCCATTCCTCCCCTTCGTGTTCATCGGCCTTTTGATCTCCCTTTACACGGGCGACCTTTTCATGCATCTCATCAATATCTATGTGTACATATAACCCAACAACATACCTATGAGCGCGCATACGATGTTTGTGGTCATCTTGTTACCTATCCCTCTTTCTTCCAAAACCCCTACAACGCTGTCAACCAAACTGCCTATCCATCCGATAACCCCTATGACCACTGCATCGTACAAACTGATGTTGAGAAGTGCCGTGCCCGTTAATCCTATCGCGAGCGCACCAACGAACGACATGAACGTGCCGAACGGACTGACCGCACCGCTTGTACCTGGTTTGGTCTTCTTTAACGTCAGTAGGTCTATAGGTTCCTCTCCCAGGACACCGAGTTCAGAGGCGAACTTGTCGGAAGTGACGGCTGCAACCGCACCGAGGTATGCGTAAGGTGATACAAACGCTGCTATCAGAGGTACCAATCCGTTGGACACTACGTTCTCCCAACTTCTTTCATGTTCGTAGATACCCATAGATTTCTTTTCATAGTACCCGTATTTTGTAACCATTACACTTAGAAGCAGGAATATGAGTAAGATGACGAAGTATACTGGACTGATGTAGACCAATAACCCTCCTATCGCAAGTGCTACAACTATACCTTGCGGGTCTAATAGAAGCACATGTCTTATTCTTGAAGAGACCGTTTTAGGCGTCATAAACGTTTTCCCCCTTACGCGATACATCCGTATGCATTATCGAATTCATCTGCATTCTATCTTGTTGTCTGTTATATAGAATTTTCGGTCGGTGAACTGTTCTATTACCCATGCATGCGTCTTAGCATGTTGAGTGATCTCCGATGTTATTATCTTCGATCTCTCCTCTGCAAGAGCCATGTACAACATGACTTGGTCAGCAGTGTGTTTATCTACCGGATACATCTTCTCTCTTTCGTATTCTTTGCAGACTTCTTCGGCCACCTCTTCTGCAGGTTTACCTTTTCTTCCCAAAGAATGGATACCCAACCCAAACCTGTGGAATATCACAGCGTTACCCGGCGATAATGAGTCAACACGGTTTATTTTAATGTTTGCGTCAGGGTAATGTTTTAATATTACTGCCCGCTCACGTTTTGCAACATGCTCGGGTAACCCGCCTATGATTATGGATACGTTTGTTTTCTCCTCTATCGGTCTATCTAAAATTATCCCTTTAAGCTCTTTAACAGGTTCTATGACCGATGTGATCCTACCGCCTCCCCTTGGGTAGAACCCGTACCTGAGTATTCTTGGTTCCACATGCGCACCCATCATCTCCAGCACGGGTAGAAATGCGTACGCGTATTCTTCATATGTTGGACTGAAGGGCACATGCGTACCCCCTTCCACGGTTATGTTTGACCTTCTACCTGCAAACAAAAGGGCTGGTAATGCCGCCTGTGTGAGCAGTACCGTCGAACCGGCTGTTTTGATATCAAAATGATAACTCCCCGGTCTAACCGTTCCCGGTCTGAACACTACCTCCTCACTACCTAGAGAGACCCCTTCGACATCGGCGTTGCTGACCTGTTTCAATGTTCTGACCACAGCCAGATGTTGCATCTGTAACCCTTTCTTAGGTCTGTTCTTACGGATATTGTAAATCCTGACCGGTTGACCGGTCATCACGCTCATTGACAACGCGGTTCTGAGTATCTGTCCCCCTCCTTCACCGTACGACCCGTCTATCTCTATCATAAAAATTACCTTTCATTCTATCTGAAATTAAACCTTTTCTGTACGGATGCTTGGGACAGAGAAGAAGGCCAGCACGTTACCGTGCTGGCGAGGCGACCAATTTTCCCACCGATTCCGACAGAAATCGCAATTTTATATAGAACGTTACCTTATTTAAACCTTTTGTTACATAAAACTTGAATGATGAACAACAACAGCGTTGAGGGTAATCCATCCGCAGTGCTTGAGGACCTCGAGAAGAAGAAAGGGGAACTTATCGAGGAAGCTAAGAAGGTTAACAGTAGGCTGAAGTATAAGGAGATGGAACTGAAGGCTATCGAACCCTTTGTCAAACAGACGGAAGACGTTAATCCCGAGCCTGTGAAAAGACGGTTGAGAAGGTTAGAGTTCAAGATCTCCACTCAGGCGTTCACTCCTAAGAAGGAGAAGGAATTGTTGAAACGTTTGAAAACGCTTGAGAAGGAGGCAGAGTTTGTTCTTAAGGTGGAACGTGCCCGAAAGAAGAAGGCCCTTATAGAGAAGGACCTTGAAGAACTCAGAAAGAAAAAAGAGGAACTCGACAAACAGCTCAGCGAGATCCGTGAACAGATAAAAGAGATGCGTAAGAGGATAAAAGAGGAGAAAAAGGCCAAGGCCGTAATGCCCGTGTCCGCTTCTGAGGAAGCGTACTTCTCGTTGGAGGATGTGGTAGAGATAAAACGCAAGAACAAAAAGGATTGATCTGCTTATCTTAATCTGTGAAGAAAGCGTTCAACGTGTGCTGTTTTCCCAAACCTTTCAATTCATCTTTTGTGAACCCTAATTCTTTAAGTATTTTGTACACGGCAGGTATTATCTGATTATCTATGTAATAGTTGGGGTCGTAATCGTTTGCGTATTCGGCAAGTTCTGCCTTGTCAGAGATGGATTTGCCCTTCCTGGTGATCACGTAGCCGATCACGCTCCCTTCTTTGATGTCCAAACCCCGTTCTATACCCTTCCGCGCCGCCGAGAGTTCTGGAGATTTTACAGTGTAACTCTTCGGGTTTCTCTGTATCTGCGTGTATATTACAAGGTCTCTGATCGGAACCTCGCCCTTCCTCAGTTTGTTAACTGTTTCCTTTACTATTCTCACTGCTTTCTTAGGGTCGCCTTCCTTCAGTATGGCTTTCAAAACGTTCATCTGTGTTCTCTTTGCAATCTCGGACCAGTCCCGTCTAACCAGTTCGAACCCTCTTATCTTGATCCTTCCCTGTTCATCTATCAATGCGTACTTCTTCTTCGCACCTTTTTCCGAGTTCTCTGAACCTCTTTTTGAAACAAACACACCCCTCGGATAGAACCCTTCGAGTTCGAGTTCCATCTTACCGGGTAAACTTTTGTTGACCTCTTCCATGAACCTCAACGCGTCCTCTTTGGATCTGTCACCCAGCAACAGGAACACGCTGTCCGTATCCGAATACAGCACTCTGAAACCCATGTCTTCGGCCTTTTTGATCGTTTCCTTGATATAGTATCTGCCCCATGCAGTAACGCTTGCACCGCATTCCCTACAATACCATCTCGAACGTGGATAGGCCAGATACCCGTAGAAACTGTTTGCGATGATCTTGTATGCTTGAGACCGTGCGTACAACCGTGCATATTCCTCGGTGTCAGGGTCGAGTTTCTTCAATCGTTTCTTTATCTCTATCCTCCTATCCAACAACATCTCTAAAACGGTCGGTATCAACCCCCTCCTCTTTTTACAGAATTTGTGTCCGATGGGACTGACGAACGCTTCTTCATCGTCGCAACATTCACAGTTAAGCGTAGCCGGGTCCACGTTGTGGGATATGATAATGCTCGGGTACAATCCTCTGAAATCGAACACCACGATGTCCTTGTAGATACCCGGCTCGGGCATCTTCACGTACGCGCCCTGTATCGGATTAGCCATCCTTATTCTTACAGTTGATTCGTCCGGAATGTTCGGTACTATCTCACCCCGAAGTTGCGAGTAATACATGAGTAGTGATTCGACCAGTCTTCCGGTGGTTGACCTGGCTGTCTCGGGTAACGTTTGCCTGGCCAGTTTGCTCAGTTCTATCTCCAGGGGGAGGATCTTTTCACCTATGTAAAGAGCCGCCCGCGAATCTTCGACATTGTATCTTGCAAGGTCTTCCCTTGATCTGTCGTCCTCCCACGCCTTCCAGATGTCGTGTCTGTTTACCGTATCTTTAGATTCGAGTTCTCCCCCGCCGCTGAACTCTCTGTACGCAGATTTGAGCGTCAACCGTGTGAACCTTGCCGCACCGACAGTGTTGAGGAACCGGACGGCTTCGTACACATCGAGATACGTGCGTCCCGGTATCCGAACGGTTACACTGGACCCTTTCCTAACAACCATCAAATCCGGAGATATATCTTTGTCATCTGACCGTCCCAAGGAGAGCGTTATCCCTTTGACCTTGGCACGTTTGTACATGTACGGAAAATCGAACTTCTCTATGTTGTACCCTATGAGCACGTCAGGGTCTATCTGCGAAACGATGTGAGCGAACCTGTTCAACATCTCTTTCTCGTCAGCAGTTTCTTTGACGAACGGCAGATTTATCTCTCTGTAGGTTATGACACCGTTTTTATCGCTAGAGGTACCTTCTTTCGAAGGGTCTGTGGCATAACTTATCATTATTATCGGATCCCTTCGGTAATCGGGTACGCCCTGCGGATTGTAGACCTCGATGTCAAAAGCGGCCAGTTTGAGTTTGGGCGTGATGTCAGAGATCCGTTCGACTTCATCAGCCTTTCGCCCCTTGACGGTTACCCTTACCTTTGTAAACGGTTGAATATCTTTATCTATCATAAACCTTTTTATGTAAGGTATCTTAGCCTCGTAAACCGGATAATCGCCCAATATGTTTCTGAGAGCCGGCACCTGACTTGGATGATAACACACTATCTTGTACAGGGTAACCGGTTTGCCCACAAAGGTCCTGGTAACTTTCTCCACGTCTTTGACTTCGATCCGTTCCCCCCTATGGTCCAGTAGGGACTCTCTCAGTTGTTCGGCTAACCTGTCGGGAATGTCTGCGTAGAAGTAGGGGTCAAAGGGAACCAGTACTGAACGTAATCGATTATCTTCGCCTTTAAGCATCAGAACCCCGTAGGATTGGCGTTCGTTTTCATCGTAATACGATTCAACATCTATGATTGTTCCTACAATCTCTTCCTCCAGTCCCTTTGCTTCTGTTGTTCTTTCCGTCATAAACAATACACCTGTAATCAAAGAGTCCTCTTTTTTCCTTTTACCCGATAATATACGTATAAAACTGCTTAAAACTGCTTGGGATACAGAAACTATTTAAAATCTATGGTTTTAAATACCTTCATAGGAGAAGATTTTGGTTGGCAGATAGAGAAAGTATTAAAAAATGTTTTACCATAATATATAACGTAATGGGAGGGTGGTCACGTGCCAAGGAAGAAGGCGTTTGAATTGTCACCTATAAATGAAGACGAATTGATTAGGAAGATCAGAAGTATCGATATAGATATGCTTAAACAGAAGCGAGCAGCTGAAGAGAAGGCTCTGAGTAAGAAGGTGGCCAACATACTCAAGACTGTTCAAAAGTATTATGATGCAAAACGTCTCACCCGTGACAAACGGTTGTCTTTAGGTCTCTACACCTTGGAAGAGGCTTACGACATAATCCGAAAGAACGGTATACCTATATCCTTCCGTGCCTTCTGCGGCCGCGTCGAACGTAAGAGTATCCCTTCTGTGAAGATCGGCAGGAAACGGTATATCCCGGAACCTGTTCTTTCAGATTGGATAGGTTTACATAGAGATTATTACACTGTACGTCAGGCGTACGAACAACTGAAGAAACATCTCAAACTTAATTACCGCGCATTTGTTGGCAGGATCGAGAAACAATCTATACCTTCCCTTAAGATAGGTACGCAGAGATGGGTGCCTAAGGATGTAGTTGAGAGTCTGATAAGACTTTCAAAGGATTACTACGATGTCTCGGGAGCTCTAAAGGTCTTGCGAAAGAATAAGATAAGGATTCGGAGGAACACGTTTGAACGTCGTTTGGACCGTGGTCGTATTCCGCATATAAAAGTCGGTGGAAGAAGGTACATTCATAAGGATACCTTGAATGAACTTATCCAGATCGAAAAGGCACGTCAATCAAAGAAGAAATGAAATCATGAATCGTACCTTTGGCCGTGCACTTCTACCCTCCCATTATCTTTTTTTATTATCTCTCTTTAAACCGCAGTCCTTTGAACAATCTATATGTTGAACCCTTCCAGGTTACCTCCTTTTAACATCCTTCCCAACCTACCCCGTAGGGCTCTGTTTTTCTTGACGGATTCGAGCATCTTCTTAGTTCTTTCAAACTGTTTGATCAGGTCCCTGACCTCTTCAACACGGACGCCGGCACCTCTGGCTATCCTTTCCTGTCTGCTTCTGCTTTTCTTAACCAGTACATAATCGTTCCTTTCTTCTTCAGTCATCGAGTTTATTATAGCCTCATACCGTTTCAGTTTTTCTTCGCTCTCTTCGATCGCATCTTTCGGTAGGTCGTGCAATCCCATCATCGAGAGGACTTTTCCTAAGGGACCCATCTTCTTTGCAGCTTTGAGTTGCTGATAGAACGTCTTTAGAGTGAGTTTCTCTTCGGTCAACTCGGGACCGACCTCTTTTTCAACCTCTTTAACCTTCTCTATCAGGGCTTCGAGGTCAGGGAACCCTAAGAGTCTTCCTACGAACCTTCTCGAATCAAAGGGTTCGATGTCCTCGATACGTTCGCCGTGACCGATGAATGCTACCTTAACACCGGTTGCGGCGACGGCGCTTAACGCGCCGCCCCCTTTAGCACTACCGTCTATCTTCGTAACTATTACTCCTGTGATCCCGATCGCCTTGTTGAACTCCTCCGCCTGTTTACCTGCACTCTGTCCTATGTCCGCACTTATAACAAGATATTTTTCATCCGGTTTAAACGCATCAGCAATCTTTCTGAGTTCGTCTATCAACGCATCATCGAAAGCGTTTCTTCCGGCAGAATCCAGGATGAGAACCTCCTCCCGTGCCTTTTCCAGAGCGTACTTTACTATCTTTTCGACATCGGTCTCTCCTTTGATACCGTACATCGGTACGTTGATCTTTTTGGCGAGTTGTTCCAGTTGTTCGTAAGCGGCAGGTCTATCAACATCGCACGCGATCATCGCTGTGGACAGACCTTTCTTCTTAAAATAGTATGCAAGTTTTGCAACGGTTGTCGTTTTACCTGATCCGTATAACCCCAACAGCATGATCCTCTGTTTCTTCAACCGTGGTTCATACCGTTCTCCCAAGAGTTCGGCAAGTTCGTCATACACGACTTTGATCACGTGTTCTCTAACGGTCAACCCCTTCAACTGTTTCGTGTCTAATGCCTTCTCCTGTATCCTTTTAGAAAGTTCCTTTACAAGACGGACGTTTACGTCTGATGAGATGAGAACTCTCTGCAGTTCTTTAACGATCTCTTTAACCGTTTTTTCATCTATGTACGGTGCTCCGGTTATCCGTGATATAACATTACGTAACCCTTTTCCTAAATCGACCATGTAACTTTTAACACATCTACCAATTTTAAACCTAACTAACCCTTCCGCAAACCGTCTGGAAAATGCCTTTTATTCAGGATTTCCTTTTTTATCAAAAC from Candidatus Micrarchaeota archaeon encodes the following:
- the ffh gene encoding signal recognition particle protein, whose product is MVDLGKGLRNVISRITGAPYIDEKTVKEIVKELQRVLISSDVNVRLVKELSKRIQEKALDTKQLKGLTVREHVIKVVYDELAELLGERYEPRLKKQRIMLLGLYGSGKTTTVAKLAYYFKKKGLSTAMIACDVDRPAAYEQLEQLAKKINVPMYGIKGETDVEKIVKYALEKAREEVLILDSAGRNAFDDALIDELRKIADAFKPDEKYLVISADIGQSAGKQAEEFNKAIGITGVIVTKIDGSAKGGGALSAVAATGVKVAFIGHGERIEDIEPFDSRRFVGRLLGFPDLEALIEKVKEVEKEVGPELTEEKLTLKTFYQQLKAAKKMGPLGKVLSMMGLHDLPKDAIEESEEKLKRYEAIINSMTEEERNDYVLVKKSRSRQERIARGAGVRVEEVRDLIKQFERTKKMLESVKKNRALRGRLGRMLKGGNLEGFNI
- the rtcA gene encoding RNA 3'-phosphate cyclase, whose amino-acid sequence is MIEIDGSYGEGGGQILRTALSMSVMTGQPVRIYNIRKNRPKKGLQMQHLAVVRTLKQVSNADVEGVSLGSEEVVFRPGTVRPGSYHFDIKTAGSTVLLTQAALPALLFAGRRSNITVEGGTHVPFSPTYEEYAYAFLPVLEMMGAHVEPRILRYGFYPRGGGRITSVIEPVKELKGIILDRPIEEKTNVSIIIGGLPEHVAKRERAVILKHYPDANIKINRVDSLSPGNAVIFHRFGLGIHSLGRKGKPAEEVAEEVCKEYEREKMYPVDKHTADQVMLYMALAEERSKIITSEITQHAKTHAWVIEQFTDRKFYITDNKIECR
- a CDS encoding DNA polymerase, encoding MTERTTEAKGLEEEIVGTIIDVESYYDENERQSYGVLMLKGEDNRLRSVLVPFDPYFYADIPDRLAEQLRESLLDHRGERIEVKDVEKVTRTFVGKPVTLYKIVCYHPSQVPALRNILGDYPVYEAKIPYIKRFMIDKDIQPFTKVRVTVKGRKADEVERISDITPKLKLAAFDIEVYNPQGVPDYRRDPIIMISYATDPSKEGTSSDKNGVITYREINLPFVKETADEKEMLNRFAHIVSQIDPDVLIGYNIEKFDFPYMYKRAKVKGITLSLGRSDDKDISPDLMVVRKGSSVTVRIPGRTYLDVYEAVRFLNTVGAARFTRLTLKSAYREFSGGGELESKDTVNRHDIWKAWEDDRSREDLARYNVEDSRAALYIGEKILPLEIELSKLARQTLPETARSTTGRLVESLLMYYSQLRGEIVPNIPDESTVRIRMANPIQGAYVKMPEPGIYKDIVVFDFRGLYPSIIISHNVDPATLNCECCDDEEAFVSPIGHKFCKKRRGLIPTVLEMLLDRRIEIKKRLKKLDPDTEEYARLYARSQAYKIIANSFYGYLAYPRSRWYCRECGASVTAWGRYYIKETIKKAEDMGFRVLYSDTDSVFLLLGDRSKEDALRFMEEVNKSLPGKMELELEGFYPRGVFVSKRGSENSEKGAKKKYALIDEQGRIKIRGFELVRRDWSEIAKRTQMNVLKAILKEGDPKKAVRIVKETVNKLRKGEVPIRDLVIYTQIQRNPKSYTVKSPELSAARKGIERGLDIKEGSVIGYVITRKGKSISDKAELAEYANDYDPNYYIDNQIIPAVYKILKELGFTKDELKGLGKQHTLNAFFTD
- a CDS encoding helix-turn-helix domain-containing protein, producing MPRKKAFELSPINEDELIRKIRSIDIDMLKQKRAAEEKALSKKVANILKTVQKYYDAKRLTRDKRLSLGLYTLEEAYDIIRKNGIPISFRAFCGRVERKSIPSVKIGRKRYIPEPVLSDWIGLHRDYYTVRQAYEQLKKHLKLNYRAFVGRIEKQSIPSLKIGTQRWVPKDVVESLIRLSKDYYDVSGALKVLRKNKIRIRRNTFERRLDRGRIPHIKVGGRRYIHKDTLNELIQIEKARQSKKK
- a CDS encoding DUF92 domain-containing protein produces the protein MTPKTVSSRIRHVLLLDPQGIVVALAIGGLLVYISPVYFVILLIFLLLSVMVTKYGYYEKKSMGIYEHERSWENVVSNGLVPLIAAFVSPYAYLGAVAAVTSDKFASELGVLGEEPIDLLTLKKTKPGTSGAVSPFGTFMSFVGALAIGLTGTALLNISLYDAVVIGVIGWIGSLVDSVVGVLEERGIGNKMTTNIVCALIGMLLGYMYT